DNA sequence from the Schistocerca americana isolate TAMUIC-IGC-003095 chromosome 2, iqSchAmer2.1, whole genome shotgun sequence genome:
ggcagaaaaaCGAGGACGGCACAAActgatcactcaacaaagcagactTGAGCTTATAGAAAGCAGCATCACACTCCAAAGGCCAAACAGAAGAAACGTTCTTATGCCGAAGGCGATGCAGAGGCGCTGGAATCTGCACTGCATTGGGTATAAACCAAATATAATATggaattttgcccaacacagactgaagttctttcgagttcctgggtgctggcaagtctctgaTCACACTGAGATGTGACAGTGAGGAGTGGATACTCTGTCCGTTAATCATAtggcctaaatactgaatctcagtttgaaaaaatttgcacttgtctctgttacacttcaGTCCTGCCGGCAAAAGTACAGTAAacaaggcacgcaaattctgcaagtGTTCGTTAGGGGTGCGACCTAATACGACTGTATCATTCAGATAGTTGGAACAACCAgagacagtggcacacaactgctgcaaatgagactgaaaaatagcaggagccgaagcacaaccgatcggaaggcggcgaaacttgaacaatacAAGGTGggtattgatcacaaaatagcgccgCGACTGTTCGTCGaacggaatctgaaagtatgcgtcccgcaagtcaatcgtggaaatgGATTTTCCCTCAcgaagcttatcaaaaatgtcttaggACGCGGTAAGGGAAACGTAGCGACCACTGTCTGAGGATTTATTGttgacttaaagtcagcacaaatacggagacgaccatTTGGTTTCTTGACACACACTATAGGCGCAGCCCATggtgaagcagaaacaggttcaatgacaccattGTCTTGCAAATGTTGAAGTTCAGTAGCTACGGCGTAGCGCAGTGCGTGCGGTACCAGGCGTGCGcgccggaaaataggcatggcgttgtctttaactacaacatgcgctgcaaagtctatggcacaaccaaggccatcagaaagaGAGTTCAGAAAAATCATCGtatagtgcggcaacactgtctgctTGGTCACTAGCGCTGATGCCAAGTACATCGTCCTGAATTgtgaggccaaaaagttcaaatgcgtccatgtcaaaaaatgttcgtagcatcactagagcggagcacacAGAAAGACACCATGCAGGCCGTCGCACCGTACATGGCTTCCAAACTACACACACCAAGCACAGACTTCCTggccagtaaatgcagtcagcgtggaatgcgaacgactaagcgggggcgaaccaagcaagtcatacgttgatttgttcagtaaagaaactgacgcaccagtgtccagctgcaagcAAACAGAActtccacaaatgttcaaagtaaCAAAAAGTTTCCTCACATCGCACTGAatgaggaagtgtctggcaaaacttgattcacacgacgagctgttGACGCACGTGCATCAGGAGGCttggaataaatggcattaacgtccataaGCTGATGTGAATCACGGTCACGGCAGTttccgttgcggtgacgcccacgcgaACGGGAGATAAGTCAGGAATTAGAATTTCTCTTACTGCACACAACTAGCacgtgtcctttcttattacaaaaataacactgtgcttgacgggatgggcaactgtcccgtgggtgggcgcgaaggcagttcggacatgatttcagtttcttagaggGTGCCTGTTTGGAAACGTGTTTACGTGCACgcgagcggcgcggcgtggctggGGCTAGGCGGGAGGGCACGTGTTatgccgcgctaacagtacacacacccggggtcacgtcaaacacggaagtagccatgtctaatgtaccTTGTCTGTGTAGCAagccactacttcctgcaaagaggGGCTTTTAAATCAGAGGATTTGTTCGCGGATGCGGTGATCAGCCACATTCTGCGGTCACGATGAGAAGTTAGTCCatgaaggtccgctaaccaagatttattggactgagtagggccacgccggagacgaaagaatttgtagcgtgcagctaccacatttacactataACGGAAGTTGGAGTTGaaagcatcaatcacttcgtcgtacgttttagtttctgggcgggtggtgggaaacaatttcacgagcgCACGATACAAcaacacccgcgttggcaatggaaaaagcaagccgctctgtacctggtacaTTGTATGCTGCAAAGTGTGCCTCGAactgggcgatgtattctggccagcgttcaacgtcaggattgaaggcacgaaatcgCGGCACCGTCGGCGccggcgtcggtacaggcggtggcgtctgaggcgccgaagtagctgcagtttgtagtgtgaccagtccatttatggcagcaagcagctgcgtcatttgctgagcctgaaaacgtacaagatcggacagcaaagcctgttcctgtggcgaagccatgctTTACATGAATGAAAGTCTTATACTGAAGctagcatgaaaagaaagcagtacCGAGTGAAAAAGGAAATGACAGGGGAAACCTCATCGCcaacttttgtatcccacctggaaggcggcatGTGGGTAGAAGCAGGAAAAggtaaaaatctctcggtactgcagtgtgaattaaaatcacctttactttagcaacaagagtaatacataactttgcccTGAGGTGCAAAGCTGAAGCAAAGTGTCTCggctgtctgctcttgatcaaatgggctgaatgtaCAGTGGTGGTCGTGGAGCTAAActgcgcctgctagagggcgctgtcatcatTGTCTGTCGTAGTACCAACTTAATTGGCAGCTACATTGTGGCatcctagctatcgataccacGTGTCACATATCTTCCCTGTGTGGGTATCCCAGCTGAAATTTTGATCTatatgaaatcctaataattttactgttttgctATCATGACTGGGAGCATTCAGACAGAATACGATAGCTTTagttttactatcattcttctgcatttgctgcaaaccaagtagtgcacctctccattgccactgccatgctgtgttgcagattttcaagattggtatcacatgtgatgaatgtggtgtcatcagcatataacaCTGCAGAACATGTTACAACTTTagctatataatttatttaaataacgAAAAGGGAAGGTCCAAGAACAGATCCTTGAGGTATGCCCTTTACAACTGGGAGACATTCTGATATTTGATTATTTACCTTAACAAACCATTTTCTATTGTCCAAGTACGACTGCATTAGGCATAGGGCATTCTCTCTCATTGCATAGTGGTAGACTTcttttatgagaatattgtgggagatcatatcaaaagctttcctgagaTTCAACAGTGTTGCACAGATAATATCTTTATTTTGAAAACAATTCTATATTTTTGCTACCATACTCTCAACTTCTTTGACTGTAGGAAGGCTggatctgaaaccatactgtgaggaGGTGAATATatcattatgttcaaaatattgactcatTGGTTTATGCAtgcagtattttattatttttgatattatAAGTGATATTGGTTGATAGTTATTTGGTGATGCtgtatctcctttcttatgtactAGTTTACCGGTAACcacagatatttttaaacattctggcTTTAGAATTACTGAGCTTAGCTATTGATTTGTTGCCCATCTTCTGAGTTACACAAGTCCAGTGAAAGCAGTCTGTCTGCTTACTgttcatttctggcagcagtgcCTCTGCCTTACTCACATTCTCCATTATGCTGTTATCTGATTGAGGACTGACAAAATGCACATTTAGAATATCAGGTGGAATTGATATCAGGTATACTTTATCATCACAGTTagtttttgttttaataatttcccatgCAGCTTTGAATTTATTTACTGAgttcaatatctgtgtatcatttgCTTTGCACTTAGCTGCCTCAATTTCAGATCTGTAAATCTTTTTTACTTTCATGTACATTTCCTTTTCAGCATTATTGTGCATGGACCTATGATAGGGGTAGCATTATGATTCTTATTCTGCTTAGAAGTGGGTTGTACCATCTTTTTAGATTTTGCGGCTTGGTCTCATGATTTTGCTTTGATATTTTCTTGCAGCATTTAGGACAACATGCTTCAACATTTTCAGTTAACAGTTCTAGAAATTTGTTGTAGATTCATTTGCACCCGCAGTGGTTATTATTTTATcccattttattaaattcaataTACTTTAGCTTTGATTCATTTATTGGTCTTATAATTTTTCTACAGTCTCTCAAAGTTTCAGTTGCTTTACTGTTAAGAGTTTGTCTGAGCCATAGTCCCTCATGATCTGAAATGCCTAGCTTGATTGTGTTGAATTCTGTTTTGTTTAGATGAAGATTACAAATTATGTTACCTAGACATGCTTCCTGTCATTTATGCACCTGATGTTAAGGGATCTTAATGTATGTAGCAAGTGATCAAACTTTCTATTCTTAAATCTTATGTCTATATTGATATCACCAAATATTAGTATTCTGAAATTTTTGTATTTGAGTACCAAGAGTATCAGTTTCTCCAGAAGTTTCACAAACAGGTCTTCATTGTGTTttattggggggggagggggggtatacTTAAGCTATTATAATTTCCTGGTTTGGCAACATTATGGTTGCAGCTTCAAATTTTGCTTCTATGCACAGTCCTCTTACATCTATAACTTCGTAGATTAGGTTCACACTATTTTTAACATATACAGATACACCACCATGTTTAATACTTGTTCTACAGTAGCCAGTTGCCAATTCATATCCAAATGGTACACTTAAATTTAGTTCCCCATTgctaagccagtgttcatttattGAAATCGCAGTGGAGTTTAAGTTTTCCAGCCAATACTGAAGTTCATTAAGTTTGTTCTTAAGAGACTGCACATTAATATGTAAGAACTTTACACTTGTACTTATCTTACTGTGGGTTTCCTGTAGCCCTTCAGCAAAAAATTATTGAGATGGGATGGAACTGCTCCTTTCTTCTTCCACAGTATACAACCATTTGATGGGTTTTCCAATGTTGACTTCTCCTTCAGATGGCACGGTGGTGAACTTCTTTTCTTGTTACGGGGATGAGTGGCTCCTATTACTTCTGCCAGTGTTGATGTCGCATTTTCCGTTATTGGTGTCGATTCTTTTCTTGTTGCCTGTGTTTCTGATGACAATGATTCTTGGGATGCTGGTGCCACTGGTGACTGTGGCTCTGCTGCTGTTGCCAGCGGTGGCTGTGGTTCTGCTGTTgactgggatgatgatgatgttgcttGTTCCAGTACTGCTGTTAATGGTGCATCTGCTTATATTTTTCTTGGTTCAGTGTGGTCAATCTCATTGTTGGAATGTGTTGGTCCAGTTTTTCCatcttccctgttttttcattctaTAGAAGATTTTTCTACTTCTGGCATGATGGTTACTGCTATGTTGTTTCCTGTGACCATGGTCTGCTTTTTGGTAGTAATTGCATACTTTAattgtttacatagtttcttttttcctATTTTGTTTATATGCAATCCTTGCCATGTGAAATCTTGTGTTCCTAGAAATCTGTTTAAATCAAGTACTGTGACATGATTGTACTGTTCACAGGTTTTTACAGTGTACTTGCTCAGCTGACATATGACATAATTTGTCTGTACCCTATCTTGCTGGTATGGAATTGTACACAATATCACCATTGTGTGTAACAAATTCCTGATTAACTCTCCTACAGCATTTCTGAAATTTCAGGTCATCTTCCAGTTTCTGCTGTCATTTGATCCAGCACACACTATTAGAGTCCTCTTTTCCTAGGTGTTTGATTCTGCTATGAATGTCTCTAGTAATGTCCTTAAATAATGCACCTGGTTTAACAAAGGATGTCACAGAGAGCATTTCTTGCGATAATTCATTTAACAGACTTGCATAGTTTCtgccgtttttatcagtcaacatAAGAACTTTAGGTTCTGGCATAGCTGTATTACATTGATTTCTGGTTCGTTTCTCTGCTAATTGCATTTTTGTTTGTGCAGTATTTACTTTTACTGGGATGTGCGATGTAACACAATTATCGGAACATTCAGCAATGTTGCTGTTTTGTTTTTTCACCAAAAAATTAGCGTCATATGAAAGGTGTATCTTGTTTTCCACGTGTGACTCATTAACTACTCCTCTTATACCTCATGTTTCTAATTTGCTTTGTAGCACTTTATACTGAACAGTGTCAAGTCTCAGACAGGTTTAAAAATATGCCTGTAATGCAGTCTTACCTGTTGATTTGTTTAGTACCAGTATTATATACTCTTTTATGGCTGATACTGTATTATTGTTACCACAGAAGCTGGAGTGTGCTCAATTAACCTTTAACTAACGTGGTGCATTCTATTTGACTGCGCGCTTTCATCAACAGTTGCGATTTAGCCAGAGTTTCCTATCCATTATTGTGGCTGTCGGTTCAGTAGCTGCGAGTTTTTTGTGAGTGGACCGGCAACGCATGTGGTGTTATTCCAGAGCTTCTATAATGTGTCTAACATCCTTTTGAATATCAATCATGGTCATTTTCACTGCACCACGttgtttgtgtaattttttctgcaaTTACATTCCTTACATATTCTTGATATTTTTCATTTCACAGCTTTTGGAATATGGAGGAACCTAGTAATTCTACAGGTAAAGGATCTGATCCAAGTAGCAGACAATGTGTGAACACTTCAGGCTGAAACTTTGAGGAAACTGTGAGCAGATGGTTGGAGGAATGAGACGACAGTGACTATGATGATAATCCTGAAGAAACTGAACCCATTGTGAGTGAGCATGACACTTTGTCAGAACAAAGTGTGACAGAAAATTACTCTGATGTAAGCAGTGATCCATGTGATGAGCAGCAGAGAAGCAATTACTTCTATGGAAAGAATCAGTACATATAGGCTAAAGCACCTCCCATCCGAGCTGTTTGAACTCCTCACCATAACTTCATCATGAAATTTCCATCTTCCACGTTGACTACAACAGGAGATTCAAAAGACCCATTTTCATTATAGCACATATATTTTGATGAAGTGGTTCTCGATCACATTCTACTATAAGCAAATGCTAAAATAGATTGTGTCAGGCAGAAGTACTCTGACAAAAGCAAAGCTGAACATCAGATTCTGGATTTGGATGAACTTTTGGCTTTTTTAGGACTTCTTATGTATTCTTCTGTCTTTAAATCCAACCACGAAAATGTAAATTATATATTTGCAACTAATGgttcattgggaaattttcaaatgTGTCATGTCTAGGAACTGTTTTTCTTGAACTGCTTACGGTTTGATGACTTTCAAACTAAAAAAGAGAGTGTCAAAGTTGACAAAATGGCAGCAGTCTCTTGTCTCtttagaaaaattgtggaaaatttccaaaaatatttcagTTTAGGCACATGTGCTACTGTAGATGAGCAGCAAGTTTCCTTCTGTGGTAAAGTCTCATTTGTGGTCTACATGCCAAAGAAGCCTTTTAAATATGGTTTAAAAATAATGTCCTTGTGTGATGCAAGGACCAGTTTCTTTTATAATGGGTATATATACACTGGAAAAGGCTCTGATGGCAATACTTTGCCTGACAATGATAAGAAACTAATGATACCAACACAGTCTCTGTTGAGATTGTGTAAACCAATCTATGGCAGTAATCACAAAATTACTGCCAAAAATTCGTTCATCTCAatacagactgtagaagagttaaGGAAAATTAGATGCACTTTTGTTGTAACTCTAAAAAAGAATAATAGAGATATTCCACAAGCCTCCCAACCAAATAAGCATATGCCAGTTGGTTCGTCTTCGTACGGTTTCACACAAGGACCACTCTGTTGTCGCATGTGCCAAAGACAAACAAAGCAGTTcttcatcacttaaaacttccgggcagaCAGGCgctggtcgaagtataaaactagTTCAACctcggcctatcagcccggaagttttaagttaagacaatactggccgtgaaagcttacattgtatgatcaaagcGGTTCTTCTTAACTCTTCCATGTATCATAGCTCTGCTGATGATTTGGCATCTCAGAAACCAGAAataatatcacactgcaatgccaTAAAGGATGTGTCGATTAACTGGACGAAAAGTGCTCCATTTACTCCTGCAGTCAAAGAACTTGATGTTGGCCGATGTGTTTATTCTACCATTTATTGGACATCAGCACAGTAAATGCATATGTTCTTTGGAAGAGTGGATCAGATAAATCTCCTGTCAACAGGGATATCTTCCTGAAAGAACTGGCCCATAGTCTTGTGCTGAAACATATGTAAAAGCAAACTCAAAACCCATGACTTCTGCAGGAGTTACAACTAATGACCCGCCAGATTTTAAGCCCCGATGCTCCAACAGAAGAAGCAGTGGAAGCAGAATTAGGTCCTAGGAATAGAAAAATGTGGAGAATCTGCCCAGCCAGCAAGAAAAGTAAGACTTCACATGTTCGCTACATCTGCAAGAGACCAATATGCATGTAGTGCTGTTCCCAGGTCTGCAAGCGCTGTTGTGAAAAATTGTGATTTGCAGGGTTCGGATTTTTCATGAGGTATTTTTTCAGGTTAAGAactttacatttttttgtttcattagttcttcaagaagaaatgcaaaatctATCAAAGCATTAATTTCGTTATTAGCTTATGAAAAACAGATAAATGTATTAGTTTATGAGATGTGCAGTAAACATATCTGAATGCATTTATCAATAATtatttaatgttaatgttttgtattttcatgtttatttacattgTATTAAAGACTCTGTCATATGCAAAACAGAGAATTTCAAAGGGATTCAAAATGTTAACATTGCACCCACCTATAATTAAGAGGTTATATTGACCCTACCAGAGTGTTAGTGACCCATGTTTGTCACTACGTTAGTTAAAGGTTAAGAATGCATTTACTCAGGTAACAAATTAGTCTGTCTTTCCTAATTGATTCATTTATATTTGATAATGTTCAGAGTAGTGAAACTGACctctatttttcaatattttccatgTTACCTTTCTTTAATAGAGGCATAATTGATGTGTGCTTTAGATACTCTTGTAAAACACATGAACTGGGACACTCATTTTCAATGTTTGTTAATCGAGGAATTTAAATATGGTGACCAGTGCAAAGGTATGTCCTGCATTGCCTCGGAAAAATGTAAGTATATCAAGTAAAAAGAAATCATGTGCAAATTGTAAGGAGGAAATATCGAAACTACATGAACGTGTATCCAGTCTACATTTCATTATCAGTACCGGtactcaaaacatagaaattactaATCTTCAAACACCAAAATGTGAACCACTGACAAAGAAAAGTGCGCGAAAAATTCCCTCATAAACACCGCCCTTTTCTGATGAGTGATCAAGAACAAAGTTAAAAAAGTGTTGCAAGAAGAAAACAGTGTTATGAAGATTAAAATCCAGAAGCACTAATATCTCATTGTGAACCAGGTGCTGTGAGAAATCCTTATCATATTTCATGTGAAAACTGTTAGGTCTCAAACGACTGCTACAAAAGGAGTGCTTATTTTAAGTGTCAGTCATGTCAGAAACTGTGGGAGTTTACTACAAGGCAAATTAGGTAAAAAATTCAGTGTGCAATGTATTACAAAACCTGGTGCACCAATTAAGAAAGTTGTGAAATACGTGGATAAATTAACTGATAACTTCTCCGCTAatgatacattaatcattattagtGGCACAAATGACACTGAAAAACCTCTGGATGAATTTCCGAAGAGTATGATAGATTCTTTGGTTCATGTACTTAAAATCATGCACAAAACGAGTGTAATAATTCATCCAATACCACTTAGGCATGATGCACAAGTTCTAAATGAAGAAATCAGATCTGTAAATCACATTATGTTAGGAAAAATCAAAACCCTGCCACAGGTGTATAGTAAGATAAGGTTATCtgtgaattttgagattgaacaccTGAAGAGAAATGAATCTAAACAAAATGGGAAATATTTGCATTTGTAATTGGTTTGGTTCTTTCATACACATGGCAAAAACTGAAAAACCAAATAtgggaagagtggaaacagtgagaCAGTGGGAGCAGGGAGACATTAGTTTTATCTCTGGAATTTTGGTTTCAGTTGTTGGTACCTACTGTAAAAGTGTTAACCATTATTATTTAGTCTATGGATTTCCATGTTTTGTATTTGACATCACTGTTGTGATTTCATTGTTAATATATTAGTGCTCAGAGGTAAGAGAAGTATCTTTTTACTAAATTTATGTAGCTGGTTTCTGAGTAGATCATTGGTATTTTCAAATCATTTCACTAGTCACTCAAAACTATGGTTTTTCCAAGACATGTAAATCCCATTCATTGAAATGTTAGGCTGAATGTGTTTGGAGCTATTTTGAAAAAAGTTTGCAACTAGGAACAGTGAGACATGAATAATGAGGGTACAGTGAGACATGTCTCACTGTTCCCAGTGCTTGTTCATAGTGTATGACAATGTGTGCTTGCTGTATAAAACAGTGATTTCTGTAGATTTTAGTGTGCAAACTTTTCTTTTAGGTTATAAAATGCCTAGGAGAAAGAGGACTGATAAGGAAATAGGAAGGTTTTCAGAATCTTCAATGACGGAACCTGTCATGCTGGTgatcaaaaataaaatgaagatcAGGAATGCATCTAAGCTGAAAGGCTTATCCTTTCAAACAGTTAGTCAATATGCTAAGAAATATTGTGAGGATAACATTTCAAACATGTGTCCCAACTATTCAGTGAACCGCATTTTTCCACCAGAGTTGAAGCTTAGTTTGTGTGAATATCTAGTTTCTCTTCGAACCCCAAAAGGATGCAGCTCATCGAGAGCTACAGGCTTTAATAAATTTAATATGTAAAATTTCTTTGATAAACTGGAAGAAGTAATCAAACATCATCCAAATTTTGCTGATGGAAGACGTATTTTCAGTCTTGATGAAACTGGAACAACAACGGTGCAGAAGTCACAGAAGATTTTGCCCTTAAAGGGTATGAAGCAAGTTCACAAGGCAACCAGTGCAGAACATGGAACACTGGTTACAACATATTGTATTATAAATGCTCTCAGTAACAGCCTACCCCCTGTCATGATATTATCACATGTGAATTTTAAAGATCATATGATATTAGGAGCACGTGCTGGCACATTAGGTCTTGCCGTTAAAGGAGGCCTGATGAGCTCAGAATGTTTTGTGAGGGTCATTCATCATTTCATCGTCCGCTCCCAgtaactgaatggtcagcatgacggattgtcaatcctctgggcccgggttcgattcccagctgggtcggggaataTTTTCCAtgcagggactggatgttgtgctgccctcatcatcatcctatcatcctcaccaACTGCAGGTCGCTGCAGTGGTGATCGGCACCCAGTGAACGGTCTGCCTgacagggggccctagccatacaattaaataaatCACTTCATCAAGTTCTCTGCCGGCTCAAAAGCAAATCCATCATTGTTACTGGTTGATAATCATGAGAGCCACCTCTCAATAGAGGCAGTAGATCTGTTCAAAGAGAATGGGATAACGGTTCTGACAATTCCATTTCATTGCACCAATAAACTGTAGCCTCTTGATGTCATGTCATGAAACCTTTCCATACATTTTATGATGCTGCTGTAGATACATGGATGATGTTTCATCCAGGTGAAACATTTTCAATTTACAATGTAGCTCACTGTGTGGGGATAGCACATCCCCTAGGAATGACTCTTGTCAATATCATCACTGGATTTAAGAAGACAGGAATATTTCCTTTAGATCGCCATGTGTTCAATGAGGATGATTTTCTTCCATCCTCTGTTACTGACAGACCTTTAAATGAAAGCCTGGAAACACACATATCACCCGAAAAAGACCTTAAACCTGAAACTGAAGTGGGACACAGATCGCATGATGAAATTGAAGCACAGTCTGTAGCATCCACCTCTTCACAATCACATGGAAAATCTGCAACAATGTCTTACATCTCTCCAAAAGACATACGAGGTTTCCCAAAGGCAAAACCAAGAAAAAGTTGCAGTCGCCGACAGCCTAAAGGAAGAACAATGCGACCAACGCACCAGAAAGAAACGAAAAGACATTAAGGGACC
Encoded proteins:
- the LOC124594692 gene encoding uncharacterized protein LOC124594692, with product MEEPSNSTDDSDYDDNPEETEPIVSEHDTLSEQSVTENYSDVSSDPCDEQQRSNYFYGKNQQKYSDKSKAEHQILDLDELLAFLGLLMYSSVFKSNHENELFFLNCLRFDDFQTKKESVKVDKMAAVSCLFRKIVENFQKYFSLGTCATVDEQQVSFCGKVSFVVYMPKKPFKYGLKIMSLCDARTSFFYNGYIYTGKGSDGNTLPDNDKKLMIPTQSLLRLCKPIYGSNHKITAKNSFISIQTVEELRKIRCTFVVTLKKNNRDIPQASQPNKHMPVGSSSYGFTQGPLCCRMCQRQTKQFFIT